The following DNA comes from Nocardioides sp. JQ2195.
GAAGTCGTGACCGGCTTGGCTGAGCACCAGCCAGAGGCTCCCGAGGTCCGCACCCCGCTCGGAGTTGAAGGTCCAGAAGACCTTCCACTCATCGGGCCCCGAGACGTACGCCGGCGCGTTGGCCAGCACCCAGGCCCCGGCCGCCGCGACGGTCGCGGCGAAGAAGTCGGTCCATGCCCGTCGCCGCAGGCAGATGACCAGCACCCCGCCGAGGAGGAACAGCGGGTAGAGCTTCGTGGCCGTGCCGAGGCCGATCAGGACGCCGGTCAGCACGGGCTTGTCGCGCGACCACGCCCAGAGCGCCCCGGCCACCAACGCCACCGCCAACACGTCCCAGTTGACCAGGCCGTTGAACACCAGCACCGGCGAGAGCGCGTAGGGCAGGGCATCCCACGGCCGTCGCCGGTTCGTGCGGGCGAGGAACCACGCGCCGAGGAGTGCCGCCCCGCCGAGGACCACCGCGGTCACCGCCACGTAGTTGTTGCGTTCCTCCAGCACCTGGGGGTCGCCGTAGAGATCTCCCACCGGCACTTCCGGCCGGTCGCTGATGTCGGGTGAGCCACTCACCCAGTGCGTGACCCAGGCGGTGCCCCAGGCGAAGTAGGAGATGCCGACGGGATACTCCATCACGTCGAACCGGGCCCGGGTCTCCTCGTCGTCGGAGTAGGGCCAGTTCAGCTCGACGAAGCCGCGGCCGACGTACAGGTAGGGCACGTCGGAGTAGCACATCCGGGAGTAGCGGGTGTCGTTGTCGGTCCACTGGGTGTCCCAGCACGGCACCTTCTGCAGCATCCCGAAGACGAACATCACCGCCGTGATGGCGAGCAGCACGCGCACCGGCGTCCACCACCGGTGAGGCGCGGCGTGGTCACCCACGGGGCCGCCGATGCCCTCGCTCAACGCCGCCGCGGCCGGGTCCTCCCGGGACGGCGCGGCGACGTCGTCGGGGTGTGCGCCACTCACCCCCGCGTCACCCGCCGTCGGAAGCTGGCTTCGGGCTCGAC
Coding sequences within:
- a CDS encoding glycosyltransferase 87 family protein, with the translated sequence MSGAHPDDVAAPSREDPAAAALSEGIGGPVGDHAAPHRWWTPVRVLLAITAVMFVFGMLQKVPCWDTQWTDNDTRYSRMCYSDVPYLYVGRGFVELNWPYSDDEETRARFDVMEYPVGISYFAWGTAWVTHWVSGSPDISDRPEVPVGDLYGDPQVLEERNNYVAVTAVVLGGAALLGAWFLARTNRRRPWDALPYALSPVLVFNGLVNWDVLAVALVAGALWAWSRDKPVLTGVLIGLGTATKLYPLFLLGGVLVICLRRRAWTDFFAATVAAAGAWVLANAPAYVSGPDEWKVFWTFNSERGADLGSLWLVLSQAGHDFSDHEINKASWIFFIGWCAAVLVIGLLAPQTPRLAQLGFLVVAGFLLVNKVYSPQYVLWLLPLAVLARPRWRDQIIWQSGELLYFCAVWWYLGGFLQPGSGDHAGFYWLAIVLRMACEVYLVAIVVRDILVPRHDRVRHQGVEPPRSRRLHDSATHSPRAS